The nucleotide sequence GCGTTCTTtagatattgatcggaaaccgtggGGACAGACGGATGGACAGACGGACGAGCAGATATCTATTTGCCATCCTTTGGGGTATAAGAATCCCAGGTGCTGTAATACTAACAATTATGAACTTAAGGTTTATGAGTTTAGTGTGACACAAACATTGGGTGAATAAGAAAAATTCTATACTCTCCCAGTTTAGAAGAGGTTTGATAATAAAtggtcatttcttaacttaagtcgattttctaaaatgttcgtgttcaaattaagaaaaaactactattatttttttataaaattatgtttatttcatacaataaatgaaaataaagtataagTATTTCAggtattattaagttattaactcATCTAACCAGTGAAATATCTAAcctaagaaaatgacttaagttaggaaattacttaatatgttttataaataccaaCCCAGAAGCATggaaaagaaattgaaagtaattaTAACAAGTAAAGTAGAAAATACTAGGTCAGTGCCGTGAATAGAGGatgtttatctggcaaggcggaggaattcaTTGGGTGAGCCGATTGCTACGAAATTTTTGactttcttaaagctgcactctcacagatataccatttttacaccttttttatttttttgtcttggaaagagcatttattgcgtatatattttcaaagtaatgatataactgacaaaaaaatcagatcgtagattttcatatttccgtttgaaaattaatgttttatggcctaaagcgttactaaagggttaagaaaaatgcataaaacatcgatttttgaactcaaatataaaaatctgcgatctaatttttgtcagaagtcttacttaactggtttccatggattttcgcagaaattggctagttccaagacaaaaaataaataagttgtcaaaacgttcaatctgttagagtgcagctttaatgcttGGATAGTGATACGGCCATGATTATTGCATAGCTAGGTTACGAACAGTTCCCACGTTATATCATTCATATTGTTATATGTAAGGAATTGTCAttgaattttcaagtttacccttttattaaaaataagattattttgaatatttaaaacatccTCCGAAACTTTTTGTCTGAGCTTTATGAATCGGGTCCTACGGTATTATTAAGCAAGCTATAAAAAATCCTTAGCCTACGAGTTTGGGGACAAGTTATTAATTACCCTAAATATGTCCAAAGGTTTGAATATCGGAATACGACATAGGTTTTTTTTCTCTtggtgtttctttttttctttaagcaGTTCTTTATacattgtttgttcataaaggatgtgttttaccaaaaaatgttttatagttttattttacaataataatgttggctggtccattttgatcacgtgatcctTCATGGTACAACATTGAAACATATTCCAAACTGACGTTTCCACGCGACGTCAAAACAACTTCTTTCATTCTCATCTCCTTTAAGGTATCTGGTGGATCTGGTGTACAtatgtatgttaatattttatgtctGGTTTCCCATATTATGTTCGTATCGTTTGAAAAAAGAGTTCCATGCGTAGCAAAAGAATGTGAAAAAACTGAACagaacttttatataaaaacgtGTTTTTGTTAGCTTTGAATATTTGCGAAAAAGTTTGATTTCGTCCGATTTCAATTGAACTAAAGAACACAAACACAGTATATGACCACTCCAACTAAACTGTATTTTCggtcatttaataaacatacagGTAATCAGTCGGAACGACCTttctaaatgatattattatttttatatatccattatatttttgttcagtaTCATTTCTATtcattgatttatatattactgattttatttttttaatttattgattgattttttgattGATTGACTTGTTAATTTACAACTGTAATAAGTATGTGTTATTTATCAGAAAAAATGCCCACACGTAAggatattatttattgtatatatcaattttattattattatttccgtttatttatcttttatttttttaatttaataatttatttattgaacgTCCGTCCGTATGTccgtatatttattatttttattttgtgtgtgtgtgtgtgtgtgcgtgcgcgcgcgcgcgtgcttgcgtgtgtgtgtgcgtgcgtatttatttatttatttatttgtttgtttgtttgtttgtttatttgtttgtttgtttgattgtttgtttgttgattgattgattgattgattgattgattcattcattgattcattcattcattcattcattcattcattcattcattcattcattcattcattcattcattcattcattcatccattgatttattcattcattcattgattcattcattgattCTTTGATTCATTGATCCATTGATTCATTGAgtcattgattgattgattgattgattgattgattgattgattgattgattgattgattgattgattgattgattcattcattcattcattcattcattcattcattcattcattcattcattcattcattcattcattcattcattcattcattcatacattcattcattcattcattcattcattcattcaacctttcaatctttaaatctttaaatctttttattttattcattcatatatttattaataatggtTGGGGGATACAAAACCATTTaatctttaaatcttttatttaataattcattcatatatttattaataatggtTGGGGGGATACAATTACAAGATTATTTATACAACTGATACCTTAAAGATATATTCAGATATGATACGAAGTGAAAAATGTCTGTAGTCGGTCAAAATGCTGTTAATTTGACAAATAAGGTGAAAACAATGCTTTAATAAAAACACGTGAGTATGTTTTCGTGCTCATCTTTACTGTTACCTcttataaaacattgtttttattatcttcAGATTACCCGCAATAATGACTGATAAATGAGCATAATTAATTATCTAGACAGAAATATGATGAACACAGTAAATATTTGCTAATAAAGAATAATAAACCTTGGGTTCATGACTTGTTCATGctgaaaatatgatatttacgAGTGGAGAAATGTGGCTTTTATATGGGTAAAACCTttgatgtaaacataaattgCAGGTTTAAGCACAATTAAACGATCCGCACAAATTATACTTTTTTTGCTGATTCATGGTAAATGGATTGCAATAAGTATTTTCAGATGatattttgtatacaatgtttatatgaaaaactacagaaacaaggtcagtacccaaaagttcaaaaataaaccccgttaaatggcacggggtaaacgtcaaagacatagaacaaacaaatcacaaacaagaaacatggaacaacagcacaaaacaacactgtgcatatatactatataaaaaactaggtgtgtttatcaaggattgttaggtaccgccttggaacggtcagtaaaatgtaaatttactgggcgGGGgcggtttaaaccagtttacgtgcacaacctcactcttatcccaacaatcctgaatccTGAATACAgtaaattttaaagtaaaaggtaaatcttatcaaagtatgcattaactcgAGAAAACTTACTAATACAAGTAAGAATGATAAACTAAAAGGTAAACCCGAAGTACTTCAATGACTAGGTATCCAAGTTCTATCtccagacgaaggaatacaattcagataCCTAATGCAACTATTCAAAGATGCAAACAGACGTtgcatttaaaaatcaaaacaaaacaaaactcaactGTTTGCTGTTGATATGTTCTTCAAACCAAGCAAGTTTTAAATAGTTGAGTATGTGCAATATTCGATTATTAACTGGTTTGCACTCACTTTAAATGAACTCGCTTACATATAGTTCATGTATTTCAacgatttatattaaaacattgttgaatTGGAGTTGTTTTACTAATTTATGTGAACGAACGAAAGTGACAGTTTAGACACATTtatctgtttttatttaatttaataacataatgtaaacaaaaggaTTAGCCCAATGTCGAAAATTCACAAATGTTTAGAGACACATGGGAAGGGTCCTAACGAAAATGAATTCTATGCAGGTTTTATTAACGataaaaatacgttattttGGCAACCAATATACAACATCCTAACAACTTTACCACTACGTAACCATGCATTAtaacattgtatatatgttgtgtATGGGTTACCAAAGAAACGTTGTGTCGACGTAATGGCAATACGTTGCTACAACGTTGTCAGAACGTTATGTGCTCTGCGAAAATGGATAATGTTTCAACACATATAAGGTAATAATGCTTCTATAAATTGGACCAGGACAACGTATCACAACGTTAATACAACGTTCTTTTATTTTATGGAAACTGCGAAAAAATCCAAGTATATCAAGTTGTTTTAACACAACGCTAGTACAACGTTAAAATAACGTTGTCCCATCACTAAAACTATACTAACGTTATGTGTTTGCTGGGACCTGTCTTagaaaatacaaatttcaacagttttaatgCAGCACATTGTAGATCAGCAATAATGAGAAAATGTTGTCAATATAAGACATTgacaacaattttgaaatattgtcggAAACACAGAGCGCAGCTCTTTATGACAATTTGTCGATATTATTAGCATTATTTTGCCATATACAAAACACAAATGAATGAAACTGTTTACTGAAATGATTGCGAATTTGGTGGCATTCCTACCGCCAATTTTAATGGTTGTGGATGGGCTGTTCATTAATTTTCGGCATAGAGGgcatattttgtgatatttttaactaataacttacaaaaaaacTCTAATTTGATTCTTTGCTTGTGATTTAGCATTTAGCATTGAAACAAGCATTGTGttcatattgtacatgtaatttGCCCAAACATATAAAACGTGGTTCATGGTCCTTGTCATGACCTCGTTTCATAAGTTACGCTCTTAGACCACCGATCAAGGAAATTGCATGATCGAAGATTGACGATTATGTGACGTTTATGTTTTACGGCGCGTttacgacggtcttcaacagtATTTAACCCGCAAGACCACTGGTCATCTTACATAGGATAGCTGTAAGCCAACTAGTTCGTGCAGCCAACTCGTAAGTACAATGTtttctgttgtatttttttttgtaatccGTCTGTTGAGTTACACCGAGAGCTGAAACTAGGAATACACTAAAAGTTAATACTATAATAAAGTATGtcttaatttcattatttatttttcacatgtcTTAGCTGTTACTGTTGAAAAccataaaactaaaacaaatgtgtatttAGATTATCCAATTTTcttatatgatattgttttagcACTGAAGTCGATTTCTACTGTCAATTAATGTATTTCTTCATACGCCTTGTTTGTTTGtaagagtatgtttttttttggcgCTTGTAAGGATaacatttcaagtattttattcataaatgtcGTGATTTAACCAAATGTTCATAGCAACAGTGATTTATTAACGTTTACGTTCACTTCTGCAACGTTGAATTATGGTACCTTCACTTGCAGCGGAATTTTAAACTCAAattattttcatcttttttaaatgacaaaaacaaaacactttataATTCCGAACTTAAAAAAGTGGAAACTTattggaaaaatgtttttttccataaatatgcGCTTTTTACTGTCTATGTAATATGAACTATGTTTTCAGTAATTTTTCGCATATTCGACATCGTAATTATTAGGTTGGAataataagatttattttttattaaaaaaagagatTGAAAGTACTGGTACCAGTGGGTACTTATTCTGTTTCCATTTGAAATTACAagtaacaataattatatagtgGGCATTCTTGCAAATATTGGGATATTGTATACGTTATGAACCGCGAAATCGAGTAATAACTAAAATTTCGCAATATTATGTAATTTTACATGTCACGTAAGGAGTAAAAAAACAGTCGAGACCCGTTGGcccgaactcgcttggctcgaattcctcgttagCTCGAACTTGATACAAAGGGTCGATTATTTAAACTaaaggtaaaaaataaattccGCTTTGTTCGAGTTTACCGAGGCTCGAGCAATTTTCGCTGGTCcatgggagttcgagccaacggggctAGACTGTATATATGGCTCAGAATTTTTTTGAGATTGGAATACAAAATTCAAACGTATGTTTTTGAtcgttatatacaagaacataataaaaataaacgcaGCGTCATTTGTTACCGGTCATTCAAATTCTAATTTCTTTTACgtgtttaatgaaatttttaAAACAGGTCTTGGCGAGATTTCAGCAATTtagaaatgacattttataaGTTCCATTTTGAATGACCAATCATGAAgtatttttcattgatattgTAAAAACTAACAAAATTGCTTGATGTATGATGCAAATCGCTATTCAACGACTAAAACGCTATTAATTTCTGGCGCAACGTCAAATAATATacctttgaatgaaaataaaacatcgCAATACCGTTATTTTGAGGACACTTGTTTTATTACGGCGTAAGATCGACATTTATTTGACGGAGTAATGATGGATAGAAAAATATTCTTgggtgaaaaaaaaacatgattgaaatactatttttattacCACGAGCGCCTCATTCGTgctaatttgttttgtatatttttttatttcaagttaaGTGGGGGAATCATATAACGTCGTTTAACAAATGTTCAACCCGACACAGTgaagtttgtatattttttatttagctCAACAGGGACCCAAACtgttatcagtgaaataaccgctgtgaaaatatcaatggagctattacatcttttaaaaatatttcttgttgtCGATTAAAGATACTTCCGTTTGATCGAAAATGATAACTTCACagttaaaatagaaacaaaaaatatgtatcaaaCGAACGATTTTATGTGGGgaaaaacaaatactcaatACAGAtcgttttgaaatttaaatatttttttttaacttttcttGAAGCCGGATGTACTTTgaatatttgattatgtttgGACATAATCACAAACGAAACAAGGTATATTTTAAACCTGTCGTACTTTGTTATATAAACCAACCGGTTTATTCACACAACAAACGCCGTTATGTTTAAATCCGGTTCGAGAATGAAGATTCTTTAAGggtatgttgtttaaataattttactcatgttcattataaaaatattattttccctCGTTTTACAGGTACAACCATGCTGAAATCTGCTTGTGTTCTGCTCTTGTGCCTCGCACTTACCAATGCCTACTACAGCAGAGGCGGTAGAGGTGGTCGAGGAGGCAaaaatggtggtggtggtgggatGAGAAGCTACGGAGGCTATGGCAACAACGGAGGCTATGGAGGCTACGGCAACAACGGAGGCTATGGAGGCTACGGCAACAACGGAGGCTATGGAGGTTATGGCAACCGTGGTGGTTATGGCGGCTATGGCAACAACGGAGGCTATGGAGGCTATGGCAACAACGGAGGCTATGGTGGCTATGGAAACAACGGAGGCTATGGAGGCTACGGCAACAACGGAGGTTATGGAGGCTATGGCAACAACGGTGGCTATGGAGGCTATGGCAATGTTGGTGGTTATGGTGGTTATGGCATGAGCGGAGGCTATGGAGGCTATGGCAATGGAGGAGGCTATGGAGGCTATGGCAACAACGGAGGCTATGGAGGTTATGGCAACAACGGAGGCTATGGAGGCTATGGCAACGGAGGAGGCTATGGAGGCTATGACAATAATGGCGGCTATGGAGGCTATGGCAATAATGGAGGCTATGGCAAAGGCGGCAACCGAGGAGGCTATGGAGGCTATGGTAATCGTGGTGGTTATGGCGGCTATGGCAACAATGGAGGCAACCGCGGAGGCTATGGAGGCTATGGCAACGGTGGTGGTTATGGCGGCTATGGTAACAACGGTGGCAACCGTGGAGGCTATGGAAGCTACGGCAAATATTAAAAGTCGTTAAGGTGAGAAGGAATTTTTCGTTTGaatcttattattaaaataaatataactctatatattatttcatgtgaatatatttattgataggTAATTTTCAACGTTTCCCagaatttgtataaaattatttatagtttaaatatcTAATCCAAATCTTCTTTTATCTTTTGAACTGATTAAGAATGATCAGAAAATCCTTAACTTGCGCATGGTCTTTTGTTGACGCTGTCTGtaaaataaacctttattatccacACATTAAATCttgtgttgaataaaatatataatacatttaatctGAACCAATGAACAATTCTGATTACTTGAACGTTGAGAAACCATGCAGCGGAAAAGTATTTTGGATACGCAGTATCATATTCATTAATGAAAACGAAACGGTCGGTTGCGAATTAAAATAATGGTCAAGCCAACAAGCAAATGGtactatttttttctcttaGATCCCTCTTCTCTATTTCTCtttctctctccctctctccaTGTCTCTGTCTGCCTCTCTGGCGCcctctctctgtctctctctctctctctctctcgctcttTCTCTTTTCCTCTTCCCACTCTCTCTCAATTTTACTTGTAAGACCTTTACTGAATTTGaactataaaatgaaacaaggAGATGTTCGTTTTGATGTTGATACATTGAAATCATGTGCATATACTTTGCCGTGTTTACctttataaaaaacatcatCATATACATATCGGTTCTGTATTGGTTATTTCAGGAAGATGACTTTCGACCGCATTGCTCAATGGACAACGAGAGGATAACATATAATAGGTTATGTTATGTTGCATGTATTGTTACCTTTATTAAATTGCATTTCAAAAATGgagtttttgtttcattttttacataacGCACTGATAATTTTGCTGCCGGACTTGTCCTTGCGCAATTGGTCTATTCTACATAAAACACTGTTATAACAGGTAAAAAATCCCGGTATTAAAAACTAACTTGTGTACGAGAACACTCATTGTTAGTTTTTGGCATTTCTAAGAAAGAAATGTAACCGTTCAAATTTTCTAACACACCGTTTAGGCATTGCAGGTGATTTCAGTCTTGAAGAACTCTATCTGATATCCCCATgacagatgagtcacgcgctgtgacgcaATACtgattatttctttaattatacactttatttaaCCCAGATATACCAGGTAACGCTTCTAAGCTAACTTGTACTGATATACCCGGTGACTCTGCTAAGTATTCTAGCACTCTGGGAATATCCATGTCCTATAGATACATTTCTTGTTAAACACGTCTTTTGaggttgtttacattttgccaTTTGAGTTTTTAAAATTGCCATCAACACTATGATAATTGCAAGTATTTTAAAAGTAGAATGAATTGTCTGGAGTGTTTGTcttcaacaattttgaaaataaatgttaaagatgcaatcttactcccaaataagatgacccaccattaatacaattgtttagataaaccaaaaagatgaataaatatcgtAAACAACGGTATAATGATGGATCCCGAGTtagatttgaaagaaatgtgcagaaaacacggtttttATACTTTATCAGACGAAAGtagataagaaaaaaaactttaagcACTGACATACCGGACTGTAAGTAAATAATATGAAACTGACCTAGTATAGTTCTGTATTACCTTAATTAAATGCTTTGGGATACTCACACAATAATGAAATGGTCGTTGCAGGTTTACAGTTTagaatatttttgttcttatgatgccacagcaccatgcaaATTTATTTCCACTTTTATAATCAAAGAAAGTGGTGCTAAAACAAATCTATCCTTTTGTAGAGATGTTAAATCTGTTAACAAAAGTTCGGGAAGGCATATTCAGCCCTTGAAAGAGCGAACGTTTATTAAAACTCTTAAAAACGACGTCAAATAACAaagcatttcaaacaataaaagtaTACATTAAACTGACTTAAATTGGTTCAAACTTACGAAATTCGAATTGAGAATCTTATAGGTCATTAGATACTTAATTAAGCAGGGACGATAtccttgtgtttttttaatcacatttatcctaTTTCATCTACTTTTATGTTGAATGAATGAATCCGATTTATCgttttttcatttgaaaggaCTTACCGGTAGTGTTTGCTTGATACAGTTACACCAACGACAGTCATTCAGTGccttcagtgctttgattcaTTGTCCGTAGTTGTGGTTTGGTCCCCACTAAAACCAGAATATTTGTCTAAACTTTCATCAACCATTCGAGAAACCAAGATGTTAAGAAAACCGAAAAACAGGGTCAAAGTATTTGAAGTGCATATTTAACGTGATCAGCTCGGTGGAACTTAATCTTTGATACATATCATTAACTTTCAttacattaaatgtttatactgGACATGGATACAGTGTGTCTCCAAACATTATGtgaaagggactcgctcatgttatGGCACCAATTTTTATTACTGgcaatgcatttgaaaacacttatattataactGTTATAGCCTTTGATATcgaaattgaaagaaaatatacactttaagtataaacaattattattgttttagtaGGGACCAAACTAACAATAGTACAGTCAAGgaaaaattagaaaactgacaacaaaacctccCGCCCTAAAGGACTCATGCACAAGTATAAGGAAGCCTTAAATTTCAGCCTCTTGTTGAATCGCGTTACTATAACTGttcaaaatcgtggacttcatAGACCATAATTTagaatatatcaacatttttataagGGATCCAACAGGCAGTTTCTTAGTTTGAACACTTCTTATGATTTGCCAAACTTTATTCCGTCATACAAAAAGGTgccttttacaaaaaaaaaaacatgagcgagttccTTTAATTGTTGCATAAATTAAGTGCGTTTCCTTATGTAATGGTACAAGGTTATTAGAATGTAATTaccaacaacaaatattttatacgAAGGCTAGAATGTGGCATAGCCACACCATTTCATCTTGGTACTTACCTACTTAAAAACCTTAAGCAGCTTAGTGTTTgagattgtattttatcaaCTGACTCAGCTATAGTTAAAATTCATTGAATGGTCTGATTGAATTTAATAAAGACTGACTATTGGTTTACCCAAATAAATGTATGCCATATTTGAAAATTACTGCTATCccattggtaaatgtttaaaagcaCTGAAAACTTAGTTgtttgtcaatttaaaaaaggaatGAATGTAAACCAAGGTTAGCACTGCAGTTATTTGATGCCTTTGTTTCATGCATTATTGCATATGGGTTTGAAATATTGGGATTCACAATATCTCCTCAGTTggaaataatacatttgaagtTTTTCAAAGCAATACTTGGTGTTAGACAATCAACTTCAAATGCTGCTGTATATGGTGAATTGGGTAGATACCCGTTACATATAAcgtattttaaaatactggtttaaacttaagataaatgataaaatagttATTCAATCGGTCGTTGGAGATGCAATGTTAGAAATTTGATAACGATAAATCGAAATGTTAAGAACCTTCTCACTCCATGCGGTTTTAGTATGTGTGGTGTAATGATTCACAGATAAACGTTAACAACTGTATTcgtatttttaaacaacgtaTTGTTAATGAATATTAACAAGAGAATGGCAAAgaaaatgtcaatgaaaatTGGTGTTTTAATTGAGTAGAGAACTGAAAATCTCATTTGATCTTATTTAGACAATATTGCGTCATGTAATCTTGCCATTACAAAATTACGcttttgttcttttaatttaagaatatattttacatgtatgataGAATAGAAATAAACTTGCGTTATTGTCAAACATGTTATTCAACTCTTTCTTTATGTTTACATGTTcactttttaagttttgttaagacaaaaccatttaacattattgtatAAAGATGCCTGGTAAGTTTAAATTGTACAGCtgtttaatacacaaaataaacctGAAGCATTTAtgtaagttaaaaatattttgaaggcATTAAAGATTCGCTATACTTTATTGATATATAAGTCAAATTACTAAATGGTGCATCGTAAAAGGTAGATTTATGTcgataattataatatcaaagtcatattttatctttatctttAGCTAtttaatactatatttattgtgttagtaagtcaatttttgaaaatgattgttccaacatttacttttattcgaaaatcaaataatattcttGCGCTTATTTCGATGATTTGCCGTAGTACTATTTTCAGCTCATTATTTGTATGTCACACTGCAACGTTTAGTTGTAATGttgatacatttatatgtaaatataacataacagtTTGAAAAGTGTAAGGTTACTGGacatatgttctgttctgttcttttctatGAAGTAAAACATTCTTCAAACGCAAAAAACTTAACGTTTGACAAATAAGGTGAGAATAATTATTTAACCAGCACACGTGAGCCCTCGTTCTCTGCTATAAATTGGCTGTGCCCTTTTTAGAAACAGCTATTTATTATGAACAGATTACCCCTGATAATGACTGCTTAATGAGCGTTTATAGTTTTGTTAGACGGCAttatgatgaaaacaatatatttttgcttatgtaaatgaataaaCCTGTCGGTCATGACTTTTGcatgatgaaaatattgtttttcgaGAATACAGTTTATGTCAATGAAAGATTTCACCGTCAGAATATCCAATAAAGCAgaaattatgattattttgcTGAATCAGTTTATAAGTATTGCAATGTTTAATCTCAAAAAGTCTGTTTTATTCAAACACACGTTGCCtttctaatattttaattcaattgaatGTTTTGCTGTTGGGTTTCATcgtaaatacaaatatcattttaatagtTAAAGAAATGCgctttcttaaatataaatgaatatatttatatatttattcttgaGATGTATCATATAAAATTTGCTGTTCCGCAACTCGAATAATTTGacatgtgtgtgtataccacgtaatgaattgcgtcataaatgaaCACGTTCAACAAAGACAATTTtcggtattttaccagagtttgaatGAGAGTTTAGTGTCTGGAAACACTTTTCACAAAACAGCCGCCTGATGGATCACTGACAAGGCATTAAATTGGAACCAGGTTTGTCGAagttgaggaaactaatcaccttatcaaactccggtaatgaaacgaaggcggggctcggtaagcggcatagactgccttttgttgcatttaaaatggtgtagaaaaagaaaagatatCTCTGTTTAAGTCCTCATTTTCAGCAAagtgttgccttccgacgtagcatttatgaagaaattgatcacgtggtatacacacactaacTTAATTCCTTGATTTACAAGTGATGCTTGTGCTTTAAATGCGGAAGAAAGTCTACCACATATTGCAGAATAGCGTCTACCGATATTCAAGTATAAACTGGCGCTCACATGTAGTATGAAacgatttatataaaaaaatttaaAGATGATCGAAATTGGGCCGATTgttaagaactttgttaaattaaataaagtgaaTAACGGCATCGTTGTCAACTTTTAATCATAAACTATATGATGAGTctgtgtatccatt is from Mya arenaria isolate MELC-2E11 chromosome 9, ASM2691426v1 and encodes:
- the LOC128245910 gene encoding uncharacterized protein LOC128245910 produces the protein MLKSACVLLLCLALTNAYYSRGGRGGRGGKNGGGGGMRSYGGYGNNGGYGGYGNNGGYGGYGNNGGYGGYGNRGGYGGYGNNGGYGGYGNNGGYGGYGNNGGYGGYGNNGGYGGYGNNGGYGGYGNVGGYGGYGMSGGYGGYGNGGGYGGYGNNGGYGGYGNNGGYGGYGNGGGYGGYDNNGGYGGYGNNGGYGKGGNRGGYGGYGNRGGYGGYGNNGGNRGGYGGYGNGGGYGGYGNNGGNRGGYGSYGKY